A window of the Lysinibacillus irui genome harbors these coding sequences:
- a CDS encoding branched-chain amino acid ABC transporter permease: protein MEWIQQLVNGISLGSIYALIALGYTMVYGIIKLINFAHGDVFMIGSFIGFYAIAKWELGFFPALLLAMAICAIFGVLIERIAYKRLRNATRIAALITAIGVSLLIEYTTIFFRGAQPAAYPEVFKNKSFDIFGVQISSTSILILSVAIVLMILLQFIVHKTKIGKAMRAVSHDADAARLMGINVDNTISATFAIGSALAGAAGVIFGVYYTKIDPLMGVIPGVKAFIAAVLGGIGIIPGAMVGGMLLGVVESLVSALGFSLWRDAAAFVILILILIFRPSGIFGKNAREKV, encoded by the coding sequence ATGGAATGGATACAGCAGCTTGTGAATGGTATTTCACTTGGAAGTATCTACGCGTTAATAGCGTTAGGGTATACGATGGTATACGGGATTATTAAGCTGATTAACTTTGCTCATGGTGATGTCTTCATGATCGGGTCATTTATTGGCTTTTACGCAATTGCTAAATGGGAGCTTGGCTTCTTCCCGGCATTATTATTGGCCATGGCCATTTGTGCAATTTTTGGTGTTTTAATTGAACGTATTGCCTATAAACGTCTACGAAATGCAACACGTATCGCAGCGCTAATTACAGCGATTGGTGTGTCGTTGTTAATTGAGTATACAACGATTTTCTTCAGAGGTGCTCAACCGGCAGCCTATCCTGAAGTTTTTAAGAATAAATCATTTGATATTTTCGGGGTACAAATTAGCAGTACATCCATCTTAATTTTATCAGTCGCAATTGTACTGATGATTCTTTTACAATTCATCGTACATAAAACAAAAATTGGGAAAGCCATGCGTGCCGTTTCCCATGATGCGGATGCAGCTCGTTTAATGGGCATTAACGTTGATAATACAATCTCTGCAACATTTGCTATTGGTTCTGCTTTAGCTGGTGCAGCAGGTGTTATCTTCGGTGTTTATTATACAAAAATTGACCCGTTAATGGGGGTAATACCAGGAGTTAAGGCATTTATCGCAGCTGTTCTTGGTGGAATTGGTATCATTCCTGGAGCTATGGTCGGTGGTATGTTACTAGGTGTTGTAGAGTCATTAGTAAGTGCTTTAGGCTTCTCGTTATGGCGTGATGCTGCAGCATTCGTTATTTTAATTTTAATCTTAATCTTCAGACCATCGGGTATCTTTGGTAAAAACGCCCGTGAGAAAGTGTAG
- a CDS encoding ABC transporter substrate-binding protein gives MKESKKLKKFGSLLVASSLLAGVLAGCGNGDDSSSGGSSSSGGGSSDGDTIKIGANLELSGNVASYGSSIGLGAELAVKEINDAGGIDGKKIELIKVDNKSENSEATAAAIKLATQDKVVAMLAPATSGNTVATVQIANDNKIPIVTGSGTAPNITVNEDGSVNEYAFRTCFIDPFQGIVAANFASGELDAKNVAIFADNASDYAKGLAKSFKETITKSGGKVVKEEAYVAKDTDFRTQLTNIKAANPDFIFIPGYYEEVGLIVKQAREMGIDVPLMGADGWDSPTLIELAGADALNNTYITNHYSAEDPDQKIQDFVKAFKAANGDKAPDAFNALGYDSIYYIADAIKRAGSTDGEAIKNELAATKDLSLVTGTFSVDENHNPIKTATVLEFKDGKQVFNSKVNP, from the coding sequence ATGAAAGAGAGCAAAAAGCTTAAGAAGTTCGGTTCACTTTTAGTAGCATCTTCATTACTTGCTGGTGTTCTTGCGGGTTGCGGTAACGGAGACGATTCAAGTTCTGGTGGAAGTTCTTCATCAGGTGGAGGTTCATCTGACGGCGATACAATTAAAATCGGAGCAAACTTAGAACTTTCAGGGAATGTAGCATCTTATGGTTCTTCAATTGGTCTAGGCGCAGAACTTGCTGTAAAAGAAATTAATGATGCTGGCGGTATTGATGGTAAGAAAATTGAACTGATTAAAGTAGATAATAAATCTGAAAACTCTGAGGCAACTGCGGCCGCTATTAAACTAGCAACACAAGATAAAGTAGTAGCAATGCTTGCACCTGCAACATCGGGGAATACAGTAGCAACGGTTCAAATTGCTAATGATAATAAAATTCCGATTGTTACTGGTTCAGGTACGGCTCCAAATATTACAGTGAACGAAGATGGTAGTGTTAATGAATATGCATTCCGTACTTGCTTTATTGACCCATTCCAAGGGATTGTGGCAGCTAACTTCGCTTCTGGTGAGCTAGATGCGAAAAACGTAGCTATCTTCGCAGATAACGCATCAGATTATGCAAAAGGTTTAGCAAAATCCTTTAAAGAAACGATTACTAAGAGTGGCGGAAAAGTTGTAAAAGAAGAAGCATATGTAGCGAAGGATACAGACTTCCGTACACAATTAACAAATATTAAAGCTGCAAATCCAGACTTTATCTTCATCCCTGGATATTATGAAGAAGTTGGATTAATCGTAAAACAAGCACGTGAGATGGGTATTGATGTACCTCTAATGGGTGCTGATGGTTGGGATTCTCCAACTTTAATAGAACTAGCTGGCGCTGATGCATTGAATAACACATACATCACAAACCACTATTCTGCTGAAGACCCAGATCAAAAAATTCAAGATTTCGTAAAGGCATTTAAAGCTGCAAATGGAGACAAAGCGCCTGACGCATTCAACGCACTTGGATATGACTCAATTTACTACATTGCGGATGCGATTAAACGTGCAGGTTCTACGGATGGGGAAGCAATTAAAAATGAATTAGCTGCAACAAAAGATCTTTCTTTAGTAACAGGTACATTCTCAGTTGACGAAAATCATAACCCAATTAAAACAGCAACAGTTCTTGAATTTAAAGACGGTAAACAAGTGTTCAACTCTAAAGTTAATCCTTAA
- a CDS encoding class I SAM-dependent methyltransferase: protein MNEQQFDKLLHINTVGEQYGFPKLAHYHRYEPTPYKGLEQLFAAYEMPDHPVFIDMGCGKGRVPIYVYHKFHIPTIGVEMDAGFYAEAEDNKRNYLQKVRAHAPITFIHTIAEAYEIKPRDNVFFFFNPFSIHIFRTVIHNIWKSYEQQMRDIHIILYYPPYDYLQFLHQGTPFELLHEVNLENETNINERLCVFVLKKA, encoded by the coding sequence ATGAATGAACAGCAGTTTGATAAACTTTTGCATATTAACACGGTTGGAGAACAATATGGTTTTCCTAAGCTTGCACACTACCATCGTTATGAGCCTACACCCTACAAAGGATTGGAACAATTATTTGCAGCATATGAGATGCCTGATCATCCTGTATTTATTGATATGGGGTGTGGAAAAGGGCGTGTTCCTATTTATGTGTACCATAAATTTCATATTCCAACAATTGGGGTAGAAATGGATGCAGGGTTTTATGCAGAAGCTGAAGATAATAAACGTAATTATCTCCAAAAGGTACGAGCACATGCACCTATTACATTTATTCATACGATAGCTGAGGCTTATGAAATAAAGCCACGCGATAATGTATTTTTCTTTTTTAATCCTTTTTCGATTCATATTTTTCGCACAGTCATTCATAATATTTGGAAATCCTATGAGCAGCAAATGCGAGATATTCATATAATTTTATATTATCCACCATATGATTATTTACAGTTTTTACATCAGGGAACGCCATTTGAATTACTTCATGAAGTCAATTTAGAAAATGAAACAAATATTAATGAACGTCTTTGTGTATTCGTATTAAAAAAAGCTTAG
- a CDS encoding CotH kinase family protein yields MIKTRIVYLFMAILLLLFVVIYAVLPNVGIKSKNSEFSYENLVFNNNKVTTVDIEINEEEWDDMLENAAAEELKQADITVNGKKIENVAIRTKGNLSLRSVVNSDSDRYSLKIDFDYYDDTQSLYGLKKLNLNNNYSDATLMREYISYELMEQMGIPTPAHSYMYVTVNGKDRGLFLGVEAVDETFLAKNYGSNDGFLFKPDGVGSDLKYISDNIADYTGIGLKTNEGNIDQSKFIEMLDAINNNGDIEKYIDVDEMLRYFAVNTALVNLDSYQGNMKHNYYLYEQNGVFSMIPWDYNMSFGGFGVGGDRGNSKNTADDSTMMQRPLEQNNESLDQDFNGNKQRQGGGFNMGMGMSSNLLTESAINFSVTTPVSGTTLEERPLLNALLAQEEYRNKYESYLEEFATTYLTEDYVQSITKKLAVLLTTYVEADPTKFSTTEQFLEAVEGENSLPEFAKQRSQSILKQLSGELVVEASTASQNRGIRTPNENGEINSMPGDFDASQLPEDFDPSQGPPFNKEGNGPREGQNGEQMQRPDENGNLIGMPMPNAAIETSYRAPVIDKQTVFTAVACLVILLLALLFVVRFKRRGQ; encoded by the coding sequence ATGATTAAAACACGAATAGTCTACCTGTTCATGGCAATATTACTCCTTCTCTTTGTCGTTATATATGCTGTTCTTCCAAATGTAGGAATTAAATCGAAAAATTCTGAGTTTTCCTATGAGAATCTAGTATTTAATAACAATAAAGTAACGACAGTTGATATCGAGATAAATGAGGAAGAGTGGGATGACATGCTCGAAAATGCAGCTGCTGAGGAGTTAAAACAGGCGGATATTACAGTAAACGGCAAAAAAATTGAGAATGTTGCTATTCGAACAAAAGGAAATTTATCATTACGATCGGTTGTCAACAGTGACTCTGATCGTTATAGTTTAAAAATTGATTTTGATTATTATGATGATACTCAAAGTTTATATGGACTGAAAAAATTAAATTTAAATAATAATTATAGTGACGCTACACTGATGAGAGAATATATATCTTATGAATTGATGGAGCAAATGGGTATACCAACGCCAGCACATTCTTATATGTATGTTACAGTAAATGGTAAGGATCGAGGTTTGTTTTTAGGAGTAGAAGCAGTGGATGAGACATTCTTAGCTAAAAATTATGGCTCTAATGATGGCTTTTTATTTAAGCCAGATGGGGTAGGCAGTGATCTGAAATATATAAGTGATAATATAGCAGACTATACGGGCATTGGATTGAAAACTAATGAAGGCAATATAGATCAGTCAAAGTTTATTGAAATGCTAGATGCTATAAATAATAACGGGGACATAGAAAAATATATTGATGTCGATGAAATGTTACGCTATTTTGCCGTCAATACGGCGCTTGTAAATTTAGATAGTTATCAAGGAAATATGAAACATAACTACTATTTGTACGAACAGAATGGAGTTTTTTCTATGATTCCTTGGGATTATAATATGTCCTTTGGTGGCTTTGGTGTTGGAGGAGACAGAGGAAATAGTAAAAATACAGCCGACGATTCTACTATGATGCAAAGACCGTTAGAGCAAAACAATGAATCACTTGATCAGGATTTTAATGGAAATAAGCAACGGCAGGGCGGTGGCTTTAACATGGGAATGGGGATGTCGAGCAACTTATTAACCGAGAGTGCTATAAATTTTAGTGTAACGACCCCCGTTTCTGGCACAACGTTAGAGGAGCGACCACTGTTGAATGCCTTGCTTGCACAAGAGGAATATCGTAATAAATATGAAAGTTATTTAGAAGAGTTTGCCACAACATATTTAACTGAAGACTATGTGCAATCGATTACTAAAAAGTTAGCAGTTTTATTAACTACTTATGTTGAAGCAGATCCAACTAAATTTTCTACCACAGAGCAGTTTTTAGAAGCGGTTGAAGGTGAAAATAGCTTACCTGAATTTGCTAAACAGCGCTCTCAATCTATTTTAAAGCAACTGTCGGGTGAACTTGTCGTAGAAGCCTCTACAGCCTCTCAGAATAGGGGGATACGCACTCCAAATGAAAATGGTGAAATAAATTCTATGCCAGGTGATTTTGATGCGAGTCAGCTCCCAGAGGATTTTGATCCATCACAGGGCCCACCGTTTAACAAGGAGGGCAATGGTCCAAGAGAAGGACAGAATGGGGAACAAATGCAACGTCCGGATGAAAATGGAAATCTGATAGGTATGCCTATGCCGAATGCGGCTATTGAAACATCCTATCGAGCACCTGTTATCGATAAACAAACAGTATTTACAGCAGTTGCTTGCCTAGTGATTCTTCTCCTAGCACTCCTCTTTGTTGTTCGATTCAAGCGTAGGGGTCAGTAA
- a CDS encoding DUF4956 domain-containing protein has product MDTIKFSDIFKSNFLEKTTSFSLIDSIIGLVVAFFIGLFIYAVYKKTFNGVIYSHSFNISLLIMTMATALVIMGISSNVLLSLGMVGALSIVRFRTPIKDPMDLVYIFWAIVSGILCGAGFIPLVIIGAVLIGLVLLVFVNKITVENPYLLIVKYEEERANAEVERIIATQTKKFALKSKSIMQNEEIETTYEIRVKQNDAQLMDELTKVTGVKSAIMLSYDGNFTA; this is encoded by the coding sequence ATGGATACAATTAAATTTAGTGATATATTTAAATCCAACTTTTTAGAAAAAACAACTTCTTTTTCATTAATCGATTCCATTATTGGTTTAGTAGTAGCGTTTTTTATCGGACTTTTCATTTACGCTGTATATAAGAAAACCTTTAATGGTGTCATTTACTCCCATTCGTTTAATATATCATTGTTAATTATGACGATGGCAACAGCACTTGTCATAATGGGAATCAGCTCAAATGTTCTGTTATCACTTGGGATGGTTGGTGCTTTATCCATTGTACGATTCCGTACACCTATTAAGGATCCAATGGATTTAGTTTATATTTTCTGGGCAATTGTTTCAGGTATTTTATGTGGTGCAGGTTTTATCCCATTAGTCATTATAGGTGCTGTATTAATTGGGCTTGTACTACTAGTATTCGTTAACAAAATTACAGTAGAAAACCCTTATTTATTGATTGTTAAGTATGAAGAAGAGCGAGCAAATGCTGAGGTGGAGAGAATTATTGCCACACAAACAAAAAAATTCGCCCTTAAGTCAAAATCAATAATGCAAAATGAAGAAATTGAAACAACATATGAAATTCGTGTCAAACAAAATGATGCTCAATTGATGGATGAACTGACAAAAGTGACTGGTGTAAAATCTGCCATCATGCTTAGCTACGATGGAAATTTCACAGCGTAA